Proteins encoded together in one Solanum lycopersicum chromosome 7, SLM_r2.1 window:
- the LOC109120696 gene encoding uncharacterized mitochondrial protein AtMg00860-like, with translation MLTVESADKALMTASVVVRSGTQLTSAIRKEVRLDVTLSLGLIRRMQQQQRLLRGTGHVLSDKGVKVNARKTEAVKNWPKPLTPTDNRSFLELVGYYRRLMEGFSSIVTSLIALTKKKAMFEWIETFEKILQ, from the exons ATGCTCACAGTGGAGAGTGCAGACAAGGCATTAATGACTGCTTCGGTTGTAGTAAGATCGGGCACACAGTTAACAAGTGCCATCAGAAAAGAGGTCAGGCTAGATGTAACgctcagcctaggcctaatcCGCAGGATGCAGCAGCAGCAGCGCCTCCTAAGAGGAACTG GTCATGTTTTGTCCGACAAAGGGGTGAAGGTGAATGCCAGAAAAACTGAGGCTGTTAAGAACTggccaaaacctcttactcccactGATAACCGCAGCTTTCTAGAATTGGTtggttactaccgcaggttgatggagggtttttcttccattgttaCCTCACTGATagctttgactaagaagaaggcCATGTTTGAATGGATAGAGACTTTTGAAAAGATTTTACAGTAG